The Cetobacterium sp. ZOR0034 DNA segment CTGTTCTGGAGTATAAGGAACTTGGTGTTCAAAAATTTGAAGCATATTTGAAAAATTATCTTTATGATGTAATCTTTTTCCAAAATAAAGATGACCAAGATCTCCATTGTCTAAAACTTTTAAAATATAACTGATAGAATCATTTTGTAAATGAAACTCAGAATTAGAATTAACATATATATTCATTGTAGTTGCTCCTATTTATTTTTTAGTTTATCAAAATCCTCTTTCATTTTTTTAGAGGCTTCTTCGACAGTAAGTTGACCAGAGATTATACCAGCTCCAATAGAGCAAAGAGTTTCCCAAGCTCCACTAGGTAGATACTCTCTATCAAAGAATCCAACATATTGATATTTATCTCCTAAATCATAGCTACTTTCAAACTCTCCAAGGTCACTTTTAGCATTTGTAAGACCAGTTGGCAAAACGTTAGCTGTTGCCATTTTAGAGATATTTTCAGGCTTAGCAAGATAGTCTAAAAAATCTAGAGCTTCTTTTTTATTTGGAGAATCTTTCCAAACACCAAGAGCCATTCTTTCACCTGTTATAAAGTATGATTTTTGATCTCTCTCTTTTGTTGGTAATGCAATAAAATCCATTCTTGCATCTGGATTATAAGTTAAACCTTCTCTAATCATTGATGTCCCAAAGAAAAGAAAAGCCGCTTTTCCAGTTCCAAGGGCTCTAGCTGCATCATTTCCAGTCAGTGCATCTTTATTAATATATCCATTGTCTTTTAAAGTTTTTATAAATTCACCTGTGATATTCCAAGCTTTTTCATCAAATACTCCATTTTTTAGATTTTCTCCTTGAGGATTTTCGTTTGTTAAAATAATCAATCCAGGTGCAATCCAATCATATATATTTCCGATAGAAGCGGAATCTTTACCACCTAAATAGATGGGAGTGACACCAGTATTTTTTATTTTTTCTAAAGCGAGAAGAAAATCATCAGTTGTTTTAATAGCTTTAGGGTCAACTCCAGCTTTTTCTAGAACATCAAGATTATATGGTAACCCAACAATATCTATATCTAAAGGTAGAACATAAAACTTTTCGTTCATATCAGTGATAACAGGTTTTATAGCAGGACTTACATATTGTGCCCACTCTCTATCATTAAGAGGTTCTAAATATTCTTTGTATCTGTTAATAGACCAACCATGAGTTCCAAAAATATCAGGCAAAGAATTTGTAGCCATTTTAGTTTTCATAGTTTCTTCATAGTCAGAGCTTCCAGGAATAAAATCGATTTTAATCTCTGGATTAGCTTTCGTATACTCATCAATAATCTCTTGAAGAGCTACAGAAGAGGGCTCTTGAGCATGAGAATTACTTGTGATAACTAAAGTTTTTTGAGGTGTATCATCAGATTTATTACAACTTAAAAACAAACCTGAAAGAGCTAAAGATAAAATAATTTTTTTCATAGATAATGTCTCCTTTTTTATTTGATTGAACCACTTGTCATTCCAGCAATAAAGTATCTTTGTAAGAAAATATATAAAGTAACTATTGGTAAAACTGCTATTATCGCTCCAGCTGCAGCCGCTCCTAAGTTAGAAGATGAGTGACTGAAAAATGAAGAGATAGCTAAAGTTACTACCTTCATTTTAGGTGATTGAAGCAGATAAACTGAGAATTGATAGTCATTCCAAATTCCAACTCCAGTTAAAATAACTACTGTTGCAGTT contains these protein-coding regions:
- a CDS encoding ABC transporter substrate-binding protein produces the protein MKKIILSLALSGLFLSCNKSDDTPQKTLVITSNSHAQEPSSVALQEIIDEYTKANPEIKIDFIPGSSDYEETMKTKMATNSLPDIFGTHGWSINRYKEYLEPLNDREWAQYVSPAIKPVITDMNEKFYVLPLDIDIVGLPYNLDVLEKAGVDPKAIKTTDDFLLALEKIKNTGVTPIYLGGKDSASIGNIYDWIAPGLIILTNENPQGENLKNGVFDEKAWNITGEFIKTLKDNGYINKDALTGNDAARALGTGKAAFLFFGTSMIREGLTYNPDARMDFIALPTKERDQKSYFITGERMALGVWKDSPNKKEALDFLDYLAKPENISKMATANVLPTGLTNAKSDLGEFESSYDLGDKYQYVGFFDREYLPSGAWETLCSIGAGIISGQLTVEEASKKMKEDFDKLKNK